The window TCGGCATGAGCACGACCGAAGCGCTATGGGTGGCCTACGGGAGCACCGGTGTGGTGGGCAGCATTCGCAAGGACGCCGGGGAGTATGTCGTCACGATGAGCGGTGCGGACGACCATCTCGGAAGCTATCCGAGCATGGAGATCGCGAAGGGCGCGCTGCGCGCGCAACTCAAGCCCGGCTCGGCGTGGCCGGAGTTCCGTCAGCACTGATCGGCGAGTGCGTCACGCGGGGTCGTCGCGCCAGCAGCGGCAGGGCGCGGTGCACGAGCGGTCCGATGAGGAGCGCGAACGCGACGGTTCCGACGCCCACGGAGCCGCCGAGCAGCCAGCCGCCAGCGAGGACCGTCAGCTCGATGCTGCCGCGCGCGATCCAGATGGGGATGCCGAAGCGGGTGTGGAGCCCTGTCATCAGTCCGTCGCGCGGGCCGGGTCCGAGCCCGGCGCTGATGTAGAGGCCGGTGGCGAAGGCGACCAGGACGATGCCGCCGAGGAGCACCAGGATCTGGGCGGGGATCCCGTCGGCGTCGGGAACGACATCCAGCACCACCTGCATGCTCGTCCCCAGCAGGAGGATGTTGGCCAGAGTTCCGACGCCGGGTCGTTGGCGCAGCGGGATCCAGGCCAGCATCACGGCCACCCCCAGGAGATTCACGATCCAGCCGATGCCCCACCCGGTGTGCAGCGAGATGCCCTGGGCGAGGACGGTCCAGGGATCCACGCCGAGTCCTGCGCGAACGATGAGCGCCTCGCCGGCGCCGTAGATCGCCAAGCCGACGACGAGGCGGATCAGTCGTGTGGTCATGCCAGTCAGCACACCGCAGAATTGGATCGAGGCAAAGAGGCCAATCTGAGTAGACTGGCTTGCATGGACTCCCGAGTGAGCGCGCGTGCGCTGACAGCCCGACTGGGTGGATGGCGCACGAGCGAACCCGCGTATGAAGCCCTCGCGGACGGGATCCGCCTCCTCTGTCTCGACAACAGGCTCCCCGCCGGGACCGCGCTGCCGGCGGAACGGGAACTCGCCGCCGTGCTCGGTGTCAGCCGTACGACGGTTGCCGCCGCCTACCGGAGTCTGCGCGACAGCGGCCACATCCGCAGCCTGCGCGGTTCGGGAAGCGTCACGCAGGGCGCTCCGCAGCGCGCGGCCACCAGAACGGTCTCCGACCCTCGCGCCATCGACCTCCAGCAGGCGAGCCCCGCGGCGTGGCCCGGTCTCGCCGGCGTGTTCGCCGAGGCCGCCACGCAGGCGCCGGCGCTCCTGGCGCGCCCCGGCTACGACGTGGTCGGACGCGAAGAACTGCGCGCCGCCTTGGCCGACCGGTACACGCGACGTGGCATCCCGACCACGTCGGCCCAGATCCTCATCACGAGCGGGGCGCAGAGCGCCCTCCACCTGTTGGCGACCGTGCTCGTGCGCCGCGGTGATCGAGCGCTCATCGAGAGTCCGACGTATCCGCACGCCGCCGAGGCGCTGCGTTCTGCCGGCGCGAGACTGGTGAGCGTTCCGGTCACCCCGGATGAGGGGTGGGATCTGGATCGCGCCGAGCAGGTGTTCGCTCGTGTACGCCCCACACTCGCGTACCTGATGCCGGACTTCCAGAATCCGACCGGGCGCTCGATGACCGGGGGCGAACGCGAGCTGTTCGCGACGATGGCGGAGCGTGTGGGAACGACACTCATCATCGACGAGACGACGGCCGATCTCGACATCGACCGGGCGATCGACCCGCCGCCGTTCGGGGCGGAGCGCCAGGACGATCAGATCGTGCGTGTCGGTTCGTTCGGGAAGACGGTCTGGGGCGGTCTGCGCGTCGGATGGGTTCGGGCCGAGGAACAGCTCATCCGTCGGCTCATCGCTGCCCGCTTTCCGATCGAACTCGGCACCCCCGACTGGGAACAGCACGTCGCGACGCTTCTCCTGCCGCATCTTCCCCAGGTGATCGCGCAGCGGGCGCACCTTCTGCGGACGGGACGTGACGCGGTCGGCGCGGCGCTGGCGGCGCAGTTGCCCGAGTGGAACGTCCCCGCGGTCGACGGCGGAGTGGCGCTCTGGGTGGAGCTCGATCGACCGTTCAGCAGCGCGCTCGTGCTCGCCGCGCGTGCGGAGGGCGTCCTCCTGTCCGCGGGGCCCCGGTTCGGGGTGGATGGGGGATTCGAGAAGAACCTGCGCATCCCCTTCACGGCATCCGCGTCCGATCTCGAGCGCGCCGTCGACGGGATCGCTCGTGCGTGGCGGCGGACCACCGAGGGAGCGACAGCGCTCAGAGAGGGTGCGCTGGACGCGGTCGTGTGACGGCTCAGCCGCGTCGGAGCACCGCGACCGCGTCATCACGTCGCCAGAACTCTCCGACGTCGACAAAGGTCCGTGAGGACCACCGATAACGACGGGCGCGGTAGCACGTCCCCTCCGGGCGCAACAACGCGTCGACGACGCCGATCACGACCCCCGCGCCATCGAGCACGCGCCACCGATCCATTCCGAGGGCGACCAGAGATGGTGCGGTCGCCGCTCTCGTCCGTGCGTTCATCGCTCATCCCTCCCGTCGTTCCGACGCTATCGACGACCACCGACACCGCACCTTCGTTCCTCCCCAGCGAGAGGCGGGCGGCGGTTCCGCCTCATCAAAGCCCGCGAGGGCCTTCCCGCCCGGATCGAACGGGCACAGTGGTCTCCGCTGCGGCGCCCGTCGGGCACCCGGGCGCCGCAGCGTCGTCCCACGTGCCCGGTCGAGAGGAGACACATCATGAAGGAACGCATCACGATCGTCGGGAACGTTGCCGCGACCCCCGAGCTGCGGCGCATGCCCTCCGGCGACGCGGTCGTCAGCTTCCGCGTCGGCGTGACGGAGCGTCGTCAGGACAGGCAGACCTCGCAGTGGGTCGACGGGAAGACGAGCTGGTATCGCGTGAGCGCCTACCGGGGACTGGCGGAGAACGTCCACCGCTCGATCGGATCGGGCGAGAGGGTCTTCGTGAGCGGTCGCTTCTCGTTGCAGGAATGGGAGACCGACACGAAGAAGGGTGTCTCGGCGGAGATCGAGGCGGAGGCGGTGGGCCATGACCTGCGCTGGGGCACGACCGTCTACACGCGTACCGCCGCGCGGTCGGAGGACTCGGCCGGGCACGACGCAAGCCACCCCGCGGGCCCGGTCGACGACGACGGATGGGCCGCGCCCGGTGCAGTCGGCGAAGAGGCGCGCGTCGGAGCGACGCCGTTCTGATGCCTAAACTGGCCACGTGACCCCGCCCCGCGCCGTCCGACTGTCCGCTCTCGTCCTCGTGGCCGCGGCCGGCTCCGTGGTGCTGGCGGCGTGCACGCCGTCACCCGAACCGAGCCCGACCGTCTCGGTGTCGACACCCATCGCCACGACGCCGGCTCCGAGCCCGGCGCCGACACTTGTCCCGGAGGGTTCGGCCGAGGACAACCTGCCGCTGTTCACGAGCGTGGTGGATGCGGTGTGGGCCGGCCCCGATCAGGTCGCGGGGCGCGCCTACATCGATGCGCTCACGGCGGCGGGCTTCGACAAGGCAGCGATGCAGGTCACCCCTGATCAGTCCACGGTGAACAACCCCGCCGAGAGCATCCAGTTCTCGGTGCGATGGGGCGACGAGTGCTTGATCGGGCAGGTGGGACCTGCCACGCGTGAGGCTGTCACCGTTGTGGAGCCGATCCTTTCCGACGGCACGTGTCTGATCGGTCGCACCCGCGCCATCGACTGGTAGTCCGGCGGCGGGGCGGGTGAGCGCCGTCTAGACTGGAGCGGATATGGCCGAATACATCTACTCCATGGTCCGTGCCCGCAAGGCGGTCGGCGAGAAGCTCATCCTCGACGACGTCACGATGGCGTTCCTCCCCGGTGCGAAGATCGGCATGGTGGGTCCGAACGGCGCCGGTAAGTCGACGATCCTCAAGATCATGGCCGGTCTCGACCAGCCCTCCAATGGTGAGGCGAAGCTGAGCCCGGGCTACAGCGTCGGCATTCTGATGCAGGAGCCCGAGCTCGACGAGACGAAGACCGTGTTGGAGAACATCCAGGACGGCGTCGCGATCAAGGCCAAGCTCGACCGCTTCAACGAGATCTCGGGCCTCATGGCCGATCCCGACGCGGACTTCGACGCGCTGCTGGCGGAGATGGGCGTGCTGCAGGAGGAGATCGACGCGGCCGACGGCTGGGACCTCGACTCACAGCTCGAGCAGGCGATGGATGCACTGCGCACCCCGCCCGGTGACGCCGCGATCGGCCCGCTCTCCGGCGGTGAGCGTCGCCGGGTCGCGCTGGCGAAGCTTCTTCTCCAGAAGCCCGACCTGCTCCTGCTCGACGAGCCCACCAACCACCTGGACGCGGAAAGCGTGCTCTGGCTCGAGCAGCACCTGCAGTCGTACAAGGGCGCCGTCATCGCGATCACCCACGATCGCTACTTCCTCGACAACGTCGCGGAGTGGATCGCCGAGGTCGATCGTGGTCGCCTGATCGGCTACGAGGGCAACTACTCGACGTATCTCGAGAAGAAGGCCGAGCGTCTCGACGTCCAAGGCAAGAAGGACGCCAAGCTCGCCAAGCGTCTCAAGGACGAACTCGAGTGGGTGCGTTCGAGCGCGAAGGGACGCCAGACCAAGTCGAAGGCGCGTCTCGCGCGCTACGAGGAGATGGCGGCGGAGGCGGAGCGCACGCGGAAGCTTGACTTCGAGGAAATCCAGATCCCCGCCGGGCCCCGCCTCG is drawn from Microbacterium binotii and contains these coding sequences:
- the ssb gene encoding single-stranded DNA-binding protein, which codes for MKERITIVGNVAATPELRRMPSGDAVVSFRVGVTERRQDRQTSQWVDGKTSWYRVSAYRGLAENVHRSIGSGERVFVSGRFSLQEWETDTKKGVSAEIEAEAVGHDLRWGTTVYTRTAARSEDSAGHDASHPAGPVDDDGWAAPGAVGEEARVGATPF
- a CDS encoding PLP-dependent aminotransferase family protein, producing the protein MDSRVSARALTARLGGWRTSEPAYEALADGIRLLCLDNRLPAGTALPAERELAAVLGVSRTTVAAAYRSLRDSGHIRSLRGSGSVTQGAPQRAATRTVSDPRAIDLQQASPAAWPGLAGVFAEAATQAPALLARPGYDVVGREELRAALADRYTRRGIPTTSAQILITSGAQSALHLLATVLVRRGDRALIESPTYPHAAEALRSAGARLVSVPVTPDEGWDLDRAEQVFARVRPTLAYLMPDFQNPTGRSMTGGERELFATMAERVGTTLIIDETTADLDIDRAIDPPPFGAERQDDQIVRVGSFGKTVWGGLRVGWVRAEEQLIRRLIAARFPIELGTPDWEQHVATLLLPHLPQVIAQRAHLLRTGRDAVGAALAAQLPEWNVPAVDGGVALWVELDRPFSSALVLAARAEGVLLSAGPRFGVDGGFEKNLRIPFTASASDLERAVDGIARAWRRTTEGATALREGALDAVV
- a CDS encoding YczE/YyaS/YitT family protein; its protein translation is MTTRLIRLVVGLAIYGAGEALIVRAGLGVDPWTVLAQGISLHTGWGIGWIVNLLGVAVMLAWIPLRQRPGVGTLANILLLGTSMQVVLDVVPDADGIPAQILVLLGGIVLVAFATGLYISAGLGPGPRDGLMTGLHTRFGIPIWIARGSIELTVLAGGWLLGGSVGVGTVAFALLIGPLVHRALPLLARRPRVTHSPISADGTPATPSRA
- a CDS encoding DUF6993 domain-containing protein is translated as MTPPRAVRLSALVLVAAAGSVVLAACTPSPEPSPTVSVSTPIATTPAPSPAPTLVPEGSAEDNLPLFTSVVDAVWAGPDQVAGRAYIDALTAAGFDKAAMQVTPDQSTVNNPAESIQFSVRWGDECLIGQVGPATREAVTVVEPILSDGTCLIGRTRAIDW
- a CDS encoding methyltransferase, which codes for MSTTEALWVAYGSTGVVGSIRKDAGEYVVTMSGADDHLGSYPSMEIAKGALRAQLKPGSAWPEFRQH
- the ettA gene encoding energy-dependent translational throttle protein EttA — protein: MAEYIYSMVRARKAVGEKLILDDVTMAFLPGAKIGMVGPNGAGKSTILKIMAGLDQPSNGEAKLSPGYSVGILMQEPELDETKTVLENIQDGVAIKAKLDRFNEISGLMADPDADFDALLAEMGVLQEEIDAADGWDLDSQLEQAMDALRTPPGDAAIGPLSGGERRRVALAKLLLQKPDLLLLDEPTNHLDAESVLWLEQHLQSYKGAVIAITHDRYFLDNVAEWIAEVDRGRLIGYEGNYSTYLEKKAERLDVQGKKDAKLAKRLKDELEWVRSSAKGRQTKSKARLARYEEMAAEAERTRKLDFEEIQIPAGPRLGNVVIEAKKLYKGFGDRVLIDGLSFSLPPNGIVGVIGPNGVGKTTLFKTIVGLEPLDGGDLKVGETVKISYVDQSRANIDPNKTLWEVVSDGLDIITVGKTEIPSRAYVSKFGFKGPDQQKKAGVLSGGERNRLNLALTLKEGGNLLLLDEPTNDLDVETLSSLENALLEFPGCAVVITHDRWFLDRIATHILAYEGTDENPAQWYWFEGNFEAYEQNKIERLGPDAANPHRSTHRKLTRD